The proteins below come from a single Solea senegalensis isolate Sse05_10M linkage group LG2, IFAPA_SoseM_1, whole genome shotgun sequence genomic window:
- the LOC122761346 gene encoding transcription factor Dp-1-like: protein MAKDVGLIETNGELKVFIDQNLSPSKGVLSLVTVQPTAAPLAKQLLPKTLGPSNVNIAAHMQHVPHMVIGTPQRPTVSNTILVNSPHTPSSQFLTQSQPSDASPWSSGKRGKKGDKNGKGLRHFSMKVCEKVQKKGVTTYNEVADELVAEFSSADNHMSPNDSHVYDQKNIRRRVYDALNVLMAMNIISKEKKEIKWIGLPTNSAQECQNLEVERQRRLERIKQKQSQLQELILQQIAFKNLVQRNRQAEQQANRSPPPNSIIHLPFIIVNTSKKTVIDCSISNDKFEYLFNFDNMFEIHDDIEVLKRMGMACGLEVGKCSPEDLKVARNLVPKALEPYVIEMAKGPISNVYITGGSSANGARYPASSDGCTDGTMASSSNDSHYSGSRVETPVSYMGDDDDEDEYDENDDED, encoded by the exons ATGGCAAAAGAT GTTGGTCTGATTGAAACAAATGGCGAGTTGAAGGTTTTCATCGATCAGAATCTGAGCCCCAGCAAAG GCGTCCTATCTTTGGTTACTGTCCAGCCCACAGCTGCACCTTTGGCCAAACAGCTACTCCCCAAAACCCTTGGGCCATCGAACGTGAACATTGCTGCACACATGCAACATGTGCCACACATG GTGATTGGAACACCCCAGAGGCCCACAGTATCAAATACAATTTTGGTAAACAGTCCACACACACCAAGTTCCCAATTCCTCACTCAGAGTCAACCATCGGACGCCTCCCCTTGGTCATCAGG AAAACGTGGAAAGAAAGGGGACAAGAATGGAAAGGGCTTGAGGCATTTCTCTATGAAAGTATGTGAGAAGGTGCAGAAGAAAGGAGTAACCACTTATAATGAGGTGGCAGATGAACTGGTGGCAGAATTCAGCTCTGCAGACAACCACATGTCGCCCAATGACTCG CATGTGTATGACCAGAAGAACATTCGGCGGCGTGTGTACGACGCTCTCAATGTGCTCATGGCCATGAACATTATCtctaaagagaaaaaagaaatcaagtgGATTGGCCTGCCCACCAACTCAGCACAGGAGTGCCAAAATCTAGAG GTGGAAAGACAAAGGCGGCTCGAGAGAATTAAGCAGAAACAATCACAACTTCAGGAGCTCATACTGCAG CAAATAGCTTTTAAGAACCTGGTTCAGAGGAACAGACAAGCGGAGCAGCAGGCAAACAGATCCCCACCTCCCAACTCCATCATCCATCTTCCCTTTATTATCGTCAACACCAGCAAGAAAACTGTCATCGACTGCAGCATCTCCAATGACAA GTTTGAATATTTGTTCAATTTCGACAACATGTTTGAGATCCACGACGACATCGAGGTGTTGAAGCGTATGGGTATGGCCTGCGGTCTGGAGGTGGGAAAGTGTTCTCCAGAGGATCTGAAGGTTGCACGGAACCTGGTGCCCAAAGCTCTGGAACCCTATGTTATAG agatgGCAAAGGGTCCCATCAGTAATGTCTACATCACTGGAGGATCCTCGGCAAACGGAGCGCGTTACCCAGCGAGCAG TGACGGCTGCACTGATGGGACGATGGCCTCCAGCTCAAACGACTCTCACTACAGCGGCTCCCGCGTGGAGACTCCAGTGTCGTACATGGGAGACGATGACGACGAGGACGAATACGACGAGAACGACGACGAAGACTAG
- the LOC122765474 gene encoding rhodopsin kinase GRK1-like encodes MDIGGLTTVVANSAYINARGSIDGSNAAAARDKKYHSRLKLPHITVCEGLRDTLDLAFDIICVEQPIGKRLFREFLDANPEYHGPCRLWKDIESYDLAEDSERMNKASKIVQRYMETSAKHYCPFLSEDIIAKVKEGQESVQDDLFAAALATTLDYLREAPYIFYLESMYLKRFLQWKWLEMQQMDADWFLDFRVLGKGGFGEVSACQMKATGKLYACKKLNKKRLKKRKGYEGAMVEKRILEKVHSRFIVSLAYAFQTKEELCLVMTIMNGGDLKYHIYLVDETKPGFEEPRACFYTAQIIQGLEHLHQKRIIYRDLKPENVLLDNDGNVRISDLGLAVELKEGKTMTKGYAGTPGYMSPEMLKGEKYDTSVDYFTLGVTLYEFIAAKNPYRNRGEKVDREEMKERVLTRVADYTDNFTENAKSLCEGLLAKQVDVRMGFKNGSCDEIRAHPFFKDINWRKLNAGILPPPFVPDPKVVYAKSLDDVGAFSSVKGVALEDPDKTFFDEFSTGNIAIPWQEEMIDMGIYRELNIWGPDGSLPNDLRRESILEQPKSSTCCTS; translated from the exons ATGGACATCGGCGGGCTGACCACGGTGGTGGCCAATTCCGCCTACATCAACGCCCGCGGAAGCATCGACGGCTCCAACGCCGCAGCAGCCCGGGACAAGAAGTACCACTCTCGCCTCAAGCTGCCCCACATCACCGTGTGCGAGGGCCTGAGGGACACGCTGGATTTGGCCTTTGACATCATCTGCGTGGAGCAACCCATTGGCAAGCGCCTCTTTCGGGAATTCTTGGACGCCAATCCAGAGTACCACGGGCCCTGCCGTCTGTGGAAAGACATCGAGAGCTACGACCTGGCAGAGGACTCGGAGAGGATGAACAAGGCCTCAAAGATTGTCCAGCGTTACATGGAGACCTCGGCCAAACACTACTGTCCCTTCCTGTCTGAGGACATCATAGCTAAGGTGAAGGAAGGCCAGGAGTCAGTACAGGACGACTTGTTCGCCGCGGCGTTGGCCACGACGTTGGACTACCTGCGGGAAGCGCCCTACATCTTCTACCTGGAGAGCATGTACCTGAAGAGGTTCCTGCAGTGGAAGTGGCTGGAGATGCAGCAGATGGACGCGGACTGGTTCCTGGACTTCCGCGTGCTGGGGAAAGGTGGGTTCGGGGAGGTGTCGGCGTGTCAGATGAAAGCCACGGGGAAACTGTACGCCTGTAAGAAACTCAACAAGAAGaggctgaagaagaggaaaggCTATGAG GGTGCGATGGTGGAGAAGAGGATTCTGGAGAAGGTTCACAGTCGCTTCATTGTGTCTTTGGCCTACGCCTTCCAGACAAAGGAAGAACTTTGTCTGGTCATGACCATCATGAATGGAGGAGACCTCAA GTACCACATCTACCTGGTGGATGAGACCAAGCCGGGCTTTGAAGAACCCAGAGCCTGTTTCTACACGGCTCAGATCATTCAGGGCCTGGAGCACCTGCACCAGAAAAGAATCATCTACAGGGACCTCaaaccagaaaatgtgctgctaGATAATGACG GGAACGTACGTATATCTGACCTGGGTCTTGCTGTGGAGCTGAAAGAAGGCAAAACGATGACCAAAGGCTACGCTGGGACACCAG GCTACATGTCCCCGGAGATGTTGAAAGGAGAGAAATATGACACCTCGGTGGACTATTTCACTCTGGGAGTGACTCTGTATGAGTTCATAGCTGCTAAGAACCCGTACaggaacagaggagagaag GTCGACCGTGAGGAGATGAAAGAGCGCGTGCTGACGCGGGTGGCGGATTATACGGACAATTTCACTGAGAATGCAAAGTCGCTCTGTGAAGGGCTGCTGGCCAAACAGGTCGATGTGAGGATGGGTTTTAAGAATGGATCCTGTGACGAGATCAGAGCTCACCCATTCTTCAAAGACATCAACTGGAGGAAACTCAACGCAG GTATTCTACCGCCTCCCTTTGTCCCTGACCCTAAAGTGGTGTACGCCAAAAGTCTGGATGACGTTGGGGCGTTCTCTTCGGTGAAGGGCGTGGCCTTGGAGGACCCCGACAAAACCTTCTTTGACGAGTTCTCCACTGGCAACATCGCCATCCCCTGGCAGGAGGAGATGATTGACATGGGTATTTATAGAGAACTCAACATTTGGGGTCCTGACGGCAGCCTCCCAAATGACCTCCGCAGGGAGTCCATACTAGAGCAGCCAAAGTCATCGACCTGCTGCACGTCGTAG
- the mettl21cb gene encoding S-adenosylmethionine-dependent methyltransferase domain-containing protein translates to MEGLSKICQPVQQKNPGDQKDGDKIQVEKRPANQETTEEALTDQKAMAGEALDRRNIWEPSVYYSLGKESFYFAGHDISIRESIDTYGALIWPGAVALCQFLENNQRQVNLMDKAVLEIGAGTGLLSIVASLLGAWVTATDLPDILSNLTFNLLRNTKGRSRYKPQVAALAWGQDLERDFPYPSYHYDYVLAADVVYHHNSLEDLLETMHHFCRPGSRTTLLWANKIRFQSDLRFTECFTSRFDSTLLMELPQQEVRIYKAKAKE, encoded by the exons atgGAGGGATTGTCCAAAATCTGCCAGCCAGTCCAACAGAAGAATCCTGGAGACCAGAAGGATGGAGACAAGATCCAGGTTGAAAAGCGTCCAGCAAACCAGGAAACCACAGAAGAAG CTCTAACAGACCAGAAAGCCATGGCGGGCGAAGCTCTGGACAGAAGGAACATCTGGGAACCGAGTGTTTACTACTCGCTGGGGAAGGAGTCCTTTTATTTTGCGGGTCATGACATCAGCATCCGCGAGTCTATAGATACTTACGGTGCTCTGATCTGGCCTGGG GCAGTGGCTTTGTGCCAGTTCTTGGAGAATAACCAGAGACAAGTGAACCTGATGGACAAAGCCGTGCTGGAGATCGGAGCCGGCACCGGACTACTCTCCATAGTAGCGAGTCTGCTCG gAGCTTGGGTGACGGCCACTGACCTGCCAGACATCTTGTCTaatctgacctttaacctcctGCGAAACACCAAAGGCCGCTCCCGGTACAAGCCTCAGGTGGCTGCCCTCGCCTGGGGTCAGGACCTGGAGCGTGATTTCCCTTATCCGTCCTACCACTACGACTACGTGCTGGCAGCTGACGTGGTCTATCACCACAACAGTCTGGAGGATCTGCTGGAGACCATGCATCACTTCTGCCGACCAGGGAGTCGAACGACACTGCTGTGGGCCAACAAGATCCGGTTTCAGTCAGACTTGAGGTTCACAGAGTGCTTCACAAGCAGGTTTGACTCCACGCTGCTCATGGAGCTTCCACAGCAGGAGGTGAGGATATACAAGGCCAAAGCCAAAGAGTGA